Below is a genomic region from Nitrospiraceae bacterium.
ATTCGCCCCTGTTGCATCAATGATGTCAACCAGATTGCCGGCATTGGAATATCTCATGACGGCAAATCACATATCGTTCTTCTTGACCCCATACAATAGAGATACCGTTCATCTCCCTGCAATCAGGTCATTGTAACGCCTGGTAGGACCATGCCCGTTGAAGGTGTCAAAATTCCTTGGGGATAGGGGTTTGTATTGTAATATGCCCGGCATCAATTCTTCGGATTGATTCTTTTCTCCTCAATCTCCTGAAGAGTTCGCATGAACGCGCAATTTCCATAGCGTAATTTGAAGGAAAAGACCCCAGATAACGGCTTAGACCATAATTGACAAGGCCTTCAGGATTATTCCCTTTTCACTACCTGTCCTAAACGGATCAGACTGAAGGCTTCTGAAATCTAATAGAAAAACCAAACTCATTGAGATCCCCTACCCAATTGCAGCCTGAATTGTAACAATCTGATTACTTAACAGAATTCCTTCGTGAAGCGTACGCCATTGATGCTGACTTCCATTTCAACCAACCAATGACACGAAGCCCCCATCTCTTCTAATAGACATAGCCTAAAAAACTTGTCTCAGCTCTTTCCTTTTCTTTGAATCAGCAACTTCCGAGGTACAGGTCGTTCAAAAAAAGGAATGCCTTTTTCATAGAACTTCGGGGGAAATGTGTGCGATTTTGCAACATGCTATCTGTTCATTTTTGTTCTTTTTCCGTTGGAAATAAATCCTTGAAAGACTTTGGCACCTTAAACCCATAATTTCCCAGTAGGGACTAAACGGACAAAATCCTAACCCAGAATGGAAAATTTGTATCAAGCAAGGGAAAAAACCCCAAGAAATTGGGAATTTTTCCCCGAACCGCATGTTCGTTAATTGAATGACCGTTGTTTTTTAAGGACGAAACCGAGCTTCGAAGTGTTTGGGTATGGTGCTTGCGTAGTTTTTCTATAAATTTTATAGGAGTTCCAAAAGAAAAAGGCGGACCTGAAGTACCCTCTGAATTTCTATGGTTATATTTGGTTGGACAAAGGCAATCTTGGATGAATCTATTTCAAAATTTGTAAGGAGGCAAAATGAGGTATGACGACTTCCCTTTCAGTAAGGATGAAGAAAAATTCCTCCTGACAGGAAGGAATGGCTCTACACCAAAAATGCCGAGGCCATCTTTCCGGAAAAATCAGGAAACACCAATCTTTGAACGTATCGTTTTATCAATTTTTGGGATATTGTTCTTCATATTTGCCACATATTATCTGGAAATAATATCACCTCCGGAAAACCTGCCAGCTTTTCACTGGATTTGGCATTAGGCATTGAACCCACCGCCGGACAAAAAATCCGAGAGTGCCTTCATCGTCCCTCAAAAGTCATGTGAGCCAGGATGAGAATTGAACTCTTCTTCACATGCACCCCCATGCCCCTGCCCTCTCATCCAATAGGAACCACACATTCGGGGCGATCATTTCTGGGATTGTTCACAAGCTGACTGACGGCATAGGCTTCCATCTCCTCGGGTGGACACGGTCGGAGCAACGCATTAACTCGTTCAATAGTTTGCAAAGATGGGTCGAGCCAATCGGCATAGTCTTTCGAACTTAAAATGACCGGCATGCGATGATGGATAGGTTCCATCACCGCGTTGGGAGCCGTCGTAATGAGTGTGCAGGTTTCCAAGGGGTGCGCTTCGTTTTTTTCCCACCGTTCCCACAAGCCGGCGAACGAAAAGAGCCGTTGATCCTTAAATCGAACATAATAGGGTTGTTTGATGTTTCCTTCTTCCTTCCATTCATAAAAGCCATCGGCCCAGACCAGGCAACGTTGTTGTTTAAATGCTTTGCGGAAAGCCGGCTTCTCCGCCACAGTCTCTCCGCGGGCATTAATCAACTTATTCCCGATGCTGGGATCCTTAGCCCATGAAGGCACCAGTCCCCACTTTAATTCCATACATTCCCGTTGTCCCGACTCAGGGTTGATGCGCACACAGGCCACCATCTGCGATGGAGCAATGTTGTAGCGTGGGCTCAATGGCGGGAAGACCTTGAGGCCCAAGAGTTCCGCCAAATGCTGGAAATTCTCTTTACGTGTGAACCGACCGCACATAATTGAATGTTATCAAACCTCAGTTTTGACCTCACCCTATAAAATCCCTGAAACAAAGGGAAGAAATTTTATAGTGACCGGCACAAATGACAAAGGCCGGATTCATTCCCAGCCTTCTTTAAATGGATCGTTTAAATATTGAATTCCTGAGGTCCACCCCATGGGATGCATGCAGGGATAAACCCAAATCCTTGACGCTACGCACTTTTTTTTGATGAAGGCAAAAGGGGTCTGTGGGCTTTTTAATTATTTAAAAGAGCAACCAGACCTGGGAACCGTTCAATGCAGAGGATCAGGAGGTGGGTTTGAGGAAGTTATAACCGGGCATGAATGGCTTGTAAGATCTGTCGGGAGCGGATTTCATCTCCCATCACTCCTACCCGAATCACAATTTTTGACCGGGAGGAAGTAAGCGAAGTAATCGAGATCCATATCTTTTTTTGATCAGCCGTTTCTGACTCCAACTCAGCAGCCAATTTATCTCCCCGTTCTTTGTCAACGGGGAGTTCCAATGCTTTCATGGCGGCCACGGCAGCCCGCTGAACATTTGATACGGGAGCATTGACCTCATCCTCCAGTTTCCCCATGACATAGGTCGCGCCGGCGACACCGGCCCCCGCACCAGCACCTAACAGCACCACTGCACATCCGGACATGAGCGGCATGGCCCACCAGACCAAAAGAAGCATGATGCCGCAATTTTTCATCAAAAATATATTTGTTTCCGGTTTCAACGCTCGATCTGTCCTTTGCACCATTAAAGCCTTGTAAACTCCATCAGAACCATTTCAAAGTCACGTATATGGTGTTATCGGATGCAGGTTAATAGAGTTAAATGAAATTACCCGAAGCAACTTACTCTCCCCTATGGCGATAGGAATGACTGAAACAGAACGAAAAAATCATATCAGGGAGCGGAAGGCAAATCATCCAGGTTTTATATTTCTTCAAAATACATTATGTGACACCTGGTGTTTCTTTCGCCAGGCGCCAGCAGAGATTTATCACTTTTTTTGCAATTGAATAAAAGCGAAAAGTCCCTTTTTCGAAAGTTACACAATCTATTTTGTCCGGCACAATATTGGGGTGGCTTTGTGGTGCGTCTGGGGCTATAATCCTAAACTTTTCGGGTTCCGTGCACTGTTAGTAGGCTCTATCTCAACGTCCGCTCACGCCAAATCTTTCAGTTGCAGACCCACTTTTTACACAGTCTTTCGTAAGATTGTCCAAAATCCCTTTTAAGTAGGAGTGATTGTTGATCGTCCGTGATGTGTGATGAAGCGTCCGTTGATCACACACAAGGATTTACCAAGGAGAATCATGACATTGAGATTGAAGCTCTTCATCGTCGTTCTTAGTATTACGCTGTTCAGTGGAGGCGGTCCTCTTTATGCCGCAGTTCCCGGACAGATTTCACTTAAAGATGGCACCATTCTCAAGGGTAAAATATTTGGCATGACGAATGGTGTCCTCCGGGTGAGAGCAGCGGCGAGTATGCACAATCCAATTCCGCTTCGTTGGAAAGAGGTAACGGGGTTGGCGACTGAAGAGCCGGTCACTGTTGTTCTGGATACCGGCGAGATCTATGAAGGCCGAATCCAATTGACTGAATCCGGGGCCATCCAGGTGTTGAGAGACCAGGACCCGACTCCCGTGATGATCACCCTCAATTCCGTAAAGGCCATCAAAAGCTCAAAACAGGAAACGGCGGCGGGTGAAGAGGAAGAGTTAGATGAGATCACTCTCAAAAATGACATGCATCTGATCGGAACCATTGTCTCAATGGAAGAAAAGACCCTTACTATCAAAACTGCTTATGCGGGAGACATATCGGTTCAGTGGGATGAAGTGGAACAAGTTCAGTCGCGAACACCGCTTTCCATTCAAGTTTTTGAGGAGGGGCAGGATTCCAACGGAGATGATTTTCTCAAAACCTCCCGTACGACTGTGACCACGTTAGGAGGAAGTGAAGGCATATCGCCCGCACAAGTGAAGACCATCAATATTCCGGAACTTCGTTATAGAGGAAACTTCGACCTGGGAGGAAATCGCACGAAGGGGAATACGGACACCACGGCTGTGAACGCCTCAACCGACAATACGGTTTGGACAGAACGACACCGTGGCCTCATGAACGGCAAATATGCCTTTGCCTCGGCCGATGGAAACAACACAGCCAAAAATGCCAGAGGCACACTCGGCTATGATTATTTTTTCACCAAAAGGTTGTTTTCCACCGCTAAAGAATATCTTGAATATGATAAGTTTCAGGGATTAAAAATCCGGAGTACGACCGGCCTGGGACTCGGCTATCAGATTTTTGATTCTCCAAGCCACAGTTTAAGTGTATCCACCGGGCCGGCGTTTGTGTATCAAAAGTTTAAAGAGACCGGGACGACCAAAACCGTTACCGCTTCGTGGGGCGTGGATTGGGAATATGATCTGATTGCAGATCGGGTACGAATTTTTCACCGTCAAAAAGGATTTCGCGACCTGGGAGTAGGAGACAGTACTGCCCTACGGTGGACATCCGAGCAGGGAGCTCGCATAGAAGTGTATGGAAAATTGTATCTGAAGGTAGCATTCGAATACCGGTACAACAGCGACCCGGAGCCAGGGAAGAAAAAATCGGATGAAGCGTTCATATGGGCCTTGGGCTATGAGTTTTCGAGTTGATTGACGGTTAGTCTCCCGCGTTTTCTCCCAACCTCTACGAACAACCACTGAACCCTCCGGCACTCGGAAATGGGTCCCCATGCTTGATCTTGACTCACATCCACTCATGAGGACATAAATCCAGGGGTCGCGAGTCATTACTTGCCGCACACCATAAGATGAAAGAACAAGCTCAGGTGGTGGAGGCCATGGGACCTCACAAATTACACCGGCAGAATTGCATCCACAAAAATTCCGGACTACAAGGTCTGTCTTCCGGAGATAGGTAGCCTATCCGGATCTCAACGAGGTTCGGGTTTATTGGGTAGAATGCGTCAGCAATACAAACCCGCTCTCTAAAAAAGGCCGGGTAATTTATTGAAAAAGTTACACTTATAACTTGACTCGACAATCATTGGCAGCACCGGTCTTATCCGTAGACTCGGGACAGACTCACTCGTCTGTTCCGGCGCCGGCTTTATCATAGTATTGCTCAGTGCGAATGGGACAGAGGCCTTTTTTTCTCACAATGGCCGTCGTGTCTCGTATCATGCCGCCATTTCCGCAGAGATAAAAAGTCACATTGCTCACTGATGCCACCTGGTTCTCCACTAATGTTGTCACTCGTCCGATGGCCCCTTTCCAACCGTTTTCCGACCGTGACAGGATTGTGATATAGCTGAAATTCGGATACCGTCGTGCAAGCGCTTCCAATTCATGTTGGTAGTAAAGATCTCGTTGGCTCCGCAAGCCCCAATACAACCTCAAAGTTCCCGCTTCAGGTTCCTCCAAGAAGGTAGAGAGCATTGAACGGAACGGTGCAATCCCGGTTCCCGTGGCCACAAAGACGAGATCTTGTCCAGGTTTCTTCTGGAGGAGAAACGATCCATTGGGTCCTTGGAAGGTTACGGGATCTCCTTCATGAAGACTGAACAAATAATTTGAGCCTGGACCATCAGGAACCCGGTTAAAGAGGAGGTTGATCCTATGACACTGACTGGGTGGGGAGGCAATCGAATACTGCCGGGGTACGTACTGATTCAATCCCGGATGCCAGACCTTCAGAGAAATCCACTGTCCCGCCTTGAAGTCGATTGCATCCGGGGCGAGAAGGTTAAGCTCCAACTCGCGGACGTCGTGGGTCAGATCCTTGACTCGACTGACCTGGGCGTGAAATTCTTGCATTATTTTGGATGCCTACCGATCGAGATAACTCTTTAGAGCGTTCCATTACACATTACCAAGCCGAAAAACCGCGTGCAAAATTTAAAGGAACATTGCCGCACCGCACACAATGAGGGCGGCTGCCCATCAGTGCCCAATTCTGGAAAGCAAAAATCACACATGCATGAGGAAGTCAGAATAAAAAAAGTGAAGATGGACAGACATAGCATCCCTTTGCCCAGAAAAACCTCCCAATGAGGAACAACAACGTGATACTCTTCAACTTATTTGCCCTATCCGCCCCAAGCTCCCATATCCTGTAATATTGGATGAATCACTCGCCATAACCAACGGGCACTTTCCCCACATTACAGAATCACCAGATTGCCTTGGGCCAACTCAAAGCCGGCTTGTCCTTTTTACCGGAACGATCCCCGCATTTTAAATTCCGGATGAATTCGTCTAGAATCAACACTCCGGGCATGACCCGATGGCCAATGCCTAATCGGACAGCGGAAATGATTCTTTTCTGTATCCCACTGACTCATTTCGATTGATTGGTTGTGGAGCCGAGCATGGACTTTCCCAAGTTTATCGAGCAGATCAAAAAAACCTATGGCATCACGAATGATTACGCCCTGGCAAAAAAACTCAAAGTGAGTCAACCTGAGGCCAACTGGTTTCGCCGCGGGAAAAAAGTACCGAATGCCACGGTATGCATCCGGATAGCCAATCTTCTCAAAAAAAATCCCGTCGAACTCTTAATCGTTGCCCAGAAGGACCGGGCCGCCCCGGAAGAAAAGAGCCATTGGGCCATGGCGCTGTCAGCCGTCGATGTCATGATGCATGTGCCGGAACGACCCAGATACATTCCCCAAAAAGTGGAGGCCATAGGCCAGGAACTCCGTCAGCTTGAATCCCAAATGCTGTCCTATGAGGGCACCATTGCGCAGAATGAAGCCATTCAACTGCTCAATACCGTGGAGTCCACCATTGATTCGATGATGGAACGATGGCAGATATGGAAACGGGACGGCCCCCTCTTTCCCAGTTATTTATTGGCAAATCAAGCAGCAGTTCGGCGGGGAGTCAAAATCCGGCGGGTGTTTATCTTCACCAGAGAGCAGATGAGCGATGCCTATCAAGTCCAAGACTGCCTTCAGGTATTAAACGATCAACGACACGCGGGGATTGCCGCGTTTTTCGGATTTCGCGAGCAGCTAGCCACGACCCTCATCTATCAACGATTGGTTGCAGAATTCCGAACCCGTGGCGTCAAAGAAGAGATCAATGCCGCGTTATTCGATAACGAAATTCTCATCTTTTCCCGCTCCTATGCCACCAGGGATTTGGGCATGAACAACAGTGGTTCGATCCCTATCACCGTCATTGACCAGTTGAATATTTCCTGGAAACCGGACCATTTACGTGATCTGAATCCAAGCCCTCTCTTTGAAACCCGCTTTGTCTTCGAATATCAAGGAGAACGCCAATTCAAAACACAACTCAGTCGGTTTCTTCGGACATACTCTGAAAACAAGGACTAATTAGGTCTTCCGGCCGCCAGGTTTTCTTCCAAATGCATTCTCATTGAGGATTATCGACTGGTCCCCAATATGGTGGATCACATTTAACAAAAGCTTT
It encodes:
- a CDS encoding SOS response-associated peptidase, whose protein sequence is MCGRFTRKENFQHLAELLGLKVFPPLSPRYNIAPSQMVACVRINPESGQRECMELKWGLVPSWAKDPSIGNKLINARGETVAEKPAFRKAFKQQRCLVWADGFYEWKEEGNIKQPYYVRFKDQRLFSFAGLWERWEKNEAHPLETCTLITTAPNAVMEPIHHRMPVILSSKDYADWLDPSLQTIERVNALLRPCPPEEMEAYAVSQLVNNPRNDRPECVVPIG
- a CDS encoding DUF3568 family protein translates to MVQRTDRALKPETNIFLMKNCGIMLLLVWWAMPLMSGCAVVLLGAGAGAGVAGATYVMGKLEDEVNAPVSNVQRAAVAAMKALELPVDKERGDKLAAELESETADQKKIWISITSLTSSRSKIVIRVGVMGDEIRSRQILQAIHARL
- a CDS encoding DUF481 domain-containing protein — encoded protein: MTLRLKLFIVVLSITLFSGGGPLYAAVPGQISLKDGTILKGKIFGMTNGVLRVRAAASMHNPIPLRWKEVTGLATEEPVTVVLDTGEIYEGRIQLTESGAIQVLRDQDPTPVMITLNSVKAIKSSKQETAAGEEEELDEITLKNDMHLIGTIVSMEEKTLTIKTAYAGDISVQWDEVEQVQSRTPLSIQVFEEGQDSNGDDFLKTSRTTVTTLGGSEGISPAQVKTINIPELRYRGNFDLGGNRTKGNTDTTAVNASTDNTVWTERHRGLMNGKYAFASADGNNTAKNARGTLGYDYFFTKRLFSTAKEYLEYDKFQGLKIRSTTGLGLGYQIFDSPSHSLSVSTGPAFVYQKFKETGTTKTVTASWGVDWEYDLIADRVRIFHRQKGFRDLGVGDSTALRWTSEQGARIEVYGKLYLKVAFEYRYNSDPEPGKKKSDEAFIWALGYEFSS